A genomic stretch from Pararhizobium sp. IMCC21322 includes:
- a CDS encoding TrbC/VirB2 family protein, which produces MLQHFLQNRRQFEAICIALFVSLAMASTARAAGSSMPWEAPLQAILESIEGPVAKIIAVMIIIITGLTLAFGDTSGGARKLIQIVFGLSIAFAASSFFLSFFSFGGGAVI; this is translated from the coding sequence ACCGCCGCCAGTTCGAAGCAATCTGCATCGCCCTGTTCGTTTCGCTCGCCATGGCCAGCACCGCGCGCGCCGCCGGATCGTCCATGCCGTGGGAAGCCCCGCTGCAGGCGATCCTGGAATCAATCGAAGGGCCGGTCGCCAAGATCATCGCGGTAATGATCATCATCATCACCGGCCTGACGCTCGCCTTCGGCGACACGTCCGGCGGTGCGCGCAAGCTGATCCAGATCGTCTTCGGTCTGTCGATCGCCTTCGCTGCGTCGAGCTTCTTTCTCAGCTTCTTCTCGTTCGGCGGCGGGGCGGTGATCTGA
- a CDS encoding VirB3 family type IV secretion system protein, translating to MEDPVPGFTIPVHRALTEPILLGGAPRTIAIANGTLAAAIGLGLQLWLVGILIWVAGHAAAVWAAKRDPLFADVVRRHVRIPGHLGL from the coding sequence ATGGAGGATCCCGTTCCCGGCTTCACAATCCCGGTTCACCGCGCGCTGACCGAGCCGATCCTCCTGGGCGGCGCGCCGCGTACCATCGCGATCGCCAACGGCACACTTGCTGCCGCCATCGGGCTCGGCCTGCAGCTTTGGCTGGTCGGCATTCTGATCTGGGTGGCAGGCCACGCCGCTGCCGTCTGGGCCGCCAAGCGCGATCCGCTCTTTGCCGACGTGGTGCGCCGCCATGTGCGCATCCCCGGCCACTTGGGTTTGTGA
- the trbE gene encoding conjugal transfer protein TrbE, with protein MMNLAEYRRTSNQLADFLPWAVLVGDGVVLNKDGSFQRTARFRGPDLDSAVPAELVGIAARINNALRRLGSGWAVFVEAQRVPASSYPESRFPDAASALVDAERRAQFEEAGVHFESAYFLTLLFLPPAEDAARAERFLYEGRERGAGANAHETLVGFVDRTDRVLQLIEGFMPDCVWLDDAETLTYLHSTISTNVQRVRVPEVPMHLDALLADQPLTAGLEPMLGSAHLRVLTITGFPSATTPGILDDLNRLAFPYRWSTRAIMLDKTDATRLLIKIRRQWFAKRKSIAAILKEIMTNESSALLDTDAHNKAMDADAALQELGSDLIGEAYVTATVTVWDADPRIADEKLRLVEKVIQGRDFTCIAETVNAVEAWLGSLPGHVYANVRQPPVSTLNLAHMIPLSAVWAGPERDAHFAAPPLLFGQTEGATPFRFSLHVGDVGHTLVVGPTGAGKSVLLALMALQFRRYENAQVFAFDFGGSIRAAALAMGGEWYDMGGALSDDASDPVSLQPLARIDQESERIWAAAWIAGLLGREGVEIGPLYRDHIWSALSSLASAPREERTLTGLAIILQSAELKRALQPYTLDGPWGSLLDADSEAFGDARVQAFETEGLIGTDAAPAVLAYLFHRIEHRLDGSPTLLIIDEGWLALDDKGFAGQLREWLKTLRKKNASVIFATQSLSDIDGSAIAPAIIESCPTRLFLPNERAIEPQITAIYRRFGLNDRQIEILSRAAPKRDYYCQSRRGNRLFELGLGEVALAFTATSAKTDQATIARILEEHGRDAFAAAWLCERGVDWAADLIPNLTNLRGVEAVDEFETQIALDLSEDPTTPTEKETSP; from the coding sequence ATGATGAACCTCGCAGAATATCGCCGCACGTCGAACCAACTGGCCGACTTCCTGCCTTGGGCCGTCCTTGTGGGTGACGGGGTCGTTCTCAACAAGGACGGTTCGTTCCAGCGCACTGCGCGGTTTCGCGGGCCCGATCTCGACAGCGCGGTGCCTGCCGAACTGGTCGGGATCGCTGCACGCATCAATAACGCGCTGCGCCGTCTTGGGTCCGGATGGGCTGTCTTCGTCGAGGCACAACGGGTGCCCGCAAGCTCCTACCCTGAAAGCAGGTTTCCCGATGCCGCATCGGCGCTGGTCGATGCCGAGCGCAGGGCGCAGTTCGAAGAAGCTGGCGTCCATTTCGAGTCCGCCTATTTCCTGACGCTGCTGTTCCTGCCGCCCGCCGAAGACGCCGCCCGCGCCGAGCGGTTTCTTTATGAAGGCCGCGAGCGCGGAGCCGGGGCTAATGCGCATGAGACTCTGGTCGGGTTCGTCGACCGCACCGACCGCGTATTGCAGCTCATCGAAGGCTTCATGCCCGACTGCGTCTGGCTCGATGACGCCGAGACGCTGACGTACCTGCATTCGACAATCTCCACCAACGTTCAGCGCGTGCGCGTCCCCGAGGTGCCAATGCATCTGGACGCGCTACTGGCCGATCAGCCGCTGACTGCCGGGCTAGAGCCGATGCTTGGGTCAGCGCATCTGCGGGTGCTGACCATCACCGGATTTCCGAGCGCAACGACGCCCGGGATCCTCGACGACCTCAACCGGCTCGCCTTTCCCTATCGCTGGTCGACGCGTGCCATCATGCTCGACAAGACTGACGCCACACGGCTGCTCATCAAGATCAGGCGGCAATGGTTTGCCAAGCGCAAATCCATCGCGGCGATCCTCAAGGAGATCATGACCAACGAGTCCTCGGCGCTTCTGGACACCGACGCGCATAACAAGGCGATGGATGCCGATGCAGCTCTTCAAGAGCTGGGCTCCGACTTGATCGGCGAAGCCTATGTCACTGCGACTGTCACAGTCTGGGACGCAGACCCGCGCATCGCAGACGAGAAGCTGCGATTGGTCGAGAAGGTCATTCAAGGCCGCGACTTCACCTGCATCGCGGAGACTGTGAACGCCGTCGAAGCCTGGCTCGGTTCCTTGCCCGGCCATGTCTACGCCAATGTGCGACAGCCGCCAGTCTCGACGCTCAACCTCGCCCATATGATTCCACTATCTGCAGTGTGGGCAGGGCCGGAACGGGACGCGCATTTTGCAGCGCCCCCGCTACTCTTCGGTCAGACCGAAGGCGCGACCCCGTTCCGGTTTTCCCTGCATGTCGGCGATGTCGGCCACACGCTGGTGGTCGGACCAACCGGTGCGGGCAAGTCGGTGCTATTGGCGCTAATGGCGCTGCAGTTCCGGCGCTATGAGAACGCACAGGTTTTTGCATTCGATTTCGGCGGTTCGATCCGCGCCGCAGCGCTGGCCATGGGCGGGGAATGGTACGATATGGGCGGCGCGCTGTCCGACGATGCATCGGATCCGGTCTCCCTGCAGCCACTTGCCCGGATCGACCAAGAGAGCGAACGCATCTGGGCAGCCGCCTGGATCGCCGGTCTGCTCGGCCGCGAAGGGGTCGAGATCGGCCCGCTCTACCGCGATCACATCTGGTCGGCGCTTTCCAGTCTCGCCTCCGCGCCAAGAGAAGAGCGGACGCTCACCGGTCTCGCCATTATCCTGCAATCGGCCGAACTCAAACGCGCCCTGCAACCCTATACACTCGACGGTCCCTGGGGCAGCCTGCTCGACGCCGATAGCGAGGCGTTTGGCGATGCGCGCGTTCAGGCGTTCGAGACCGAGGGCTTGATCGGCACCGATGCCGCACCTGCCGTGCTCGCCTATCTGTTCCACCGCATCGAACACCGGCTCGACGGGTCGCCAACCCTATTGATCATCGACGAAGGCTGGCTGGCGCTCGACGACAAGGGCTTTGCCGGGCAGCTGCGCGAATGGCTCAAGACATTGCGCAAGAAGAACGCCAGCGTCATTTTCGCCACCCAGTCGCTGTCGGATATCGACGGCTCGGCCATCGCGCCAGCGATCATCGAGAGCTGTCCGACCCGGCTGTTCCTGCCCAACGAACGCGCGATCGAACCGCAGATCACCGCCATCTATCGCCGTTTCGGTCTGAACGACCGCCAGATCGAAATCCTCAGCCGGGCAGCACCAAAGCGCGACTATTACTGCCAGTCGCGGCGCGGCAATCGGCTGTTTGAACTCGGGCTCGGCGAGGTCGCGCTCGCCTTTACTGCGACATCGGCCAAGACCGACCAGGCCACCATCGCCCGCATATTAGAGGAGCATGGCCGTGACGCGTTTGCCGCCGCCTGGCTCTGCGAACGCGGCGTCGATTGGGCTGCGGACCTGATTCCGAACCTCACCAATCTCAGGGGCGTCGAAGCCGTCGATGAGTTTGAAACTCAGATCGCGCTCGACCTGTCCGAAGACCCAACCACCCCCACCGAAAAGGAGACTTCGCCATGA
- the trbJ gene encoding P-type conjugative transfer protein TrbJ, whose protein sequence is MTTKQLHLRRFAIALMAAPIVLSPVLAAPAQAQFGRIVYDPTNYAQNVMQAARALEQINHQITSLQNEAQMLINQARNLASLPHSSLQQLQQSVARTQALLSEAQQIAYNVQDIDQAFETTYGDASMTASDQSLIEGAKQRWQTTVAGLQDSMRVQAGVVGNIETNRQQMSELVGASQSATGALQATQAGNQLLALQAQQIADLTAVIAAQSRAQNLEAAQRAAAQEQAREQRRRFLEPGEGYRPGNAEMFPGEE, encoded by the coding sequence ATGACTACCAAGCAACTTCATTTACGCAGGTTCGCAATTGCCCTGATGGCCGCGCCGATTGTGCTGTCGCCAGTGCTGGCAGCGCCCGCACAGGCCCAGTTTGGGCGGATCGTTTACGACCCGACCAATTACGCCCAGAACGTCATGCAGGCGGCCCGCGCCCTCGAACAGATCAACCATCAGATTACCTCGCTCCAGAACGAGGCGCAGATGCTGATCAATCAGGCACGCAATCTGGCGAGCCTTCCACATTCCTCACTGCAACAATTGCAGCAATCGGTGGCGCGCACGCAAGCGCTTCTCAGCGAAGCCCAGCAGATCGCCTACAATGTGCAAGATATCGATCAAGCCTTCGAGACGACCTATGGTGACGCCTCGATGACCGCTTCCGATCAATCTTTGATTGAGGGGGCGAAACAGCGCTGGCAAACGACCGTCGCGGGTCTGCAGGATTCCATGCGCGTCCAGGCGGGCGTGGTCGGCAATATCGAAACCAATCGCCAGCAGATGTCCGAGCTTGTCGGTGCCAGCCAGTCGGCGACCGGCGCGTTGCAAGCGACACAAGCGGGGAACCAGCTCCTCGCGCTGCAGGCGCAGCAGATTGCCGATCTGACAGCCGTCATCGCGGCGCAAAGCCGCGCGCAGAACCTCGAAGCTGCCCAGCGGGCCGCTGCGCAGGAACAGGCACGCGAGCAACGACGCCGCTTTCTCGAACCCGGCGAAGGCTACCGGCCTGGCAACGCCGAGATGTTCCCGGGCGAAGAATGA
- the trbK-alt gene encoding putative entry exclusion protein TrbK-alt, whose protein sequence is MTMGRTALPRLAAAVFLMIAIVVAVIELGRDGKEVRFSEPIAAVSDPLSAELQRCQALGDAALEDKSCLDVWAENRRRFLTPGSPLDGRE, encoded by the coding sequence ATGACGATGGGTCGGACGGCACTTCCCAGGCTTGCTGCCGCCGTCTTTCTGATGATCGCGATCGTGGTCGCGGTCATCGAACTTGGCCGTGATGGAAAAGAGGTCCGTTTCTCTGAGCCCATCGCGGCGGTCTCAGATCCGCTGAGCGCCGAACTCCAGCGCTGTCAGGCGCTCGGCGACGCGGCCTTGGAGGACAAGTCCTGCCTCGATGTTTGGGCAGAGAACCGGCGGCGTTTTCTAACACCCGGATCACCGCTGGACGGAAGGGAGTAA
- the trbL gene encoding P-type conjugative transfer protein TrbL, whose product MGGTGVIDRFLEVFTRYIDSGFGLLGGEVAFLATTLIVIDVTLAALFWAWGADDDILARLVKKTLFIGIFAYIISNWNALARIIFESFAGLGLQATGTGFTTADLLRPGRVAQVGLDAGRPILESISDLMGFVSFFENFIQIIVLMFAWAMVLLAFFILAIQLFITLIEFKLTTLAGFILIPFGLFGKTAFLAERVLGNVVSSGVKVLVLAVIIGIGSTLFAEFTAGFGGDQPSIEDAMAIVLAALSLLGLGIFGPGIANGLISGGPQLGAGAAIGTGVAAAGVTAAAVAGTGIAAGAVAKGAAAGARGGAAMSGGTSAAYSLGSTGKSGASAVAGGMGGVARAGAGIAASPLKKAAGAMRDSARSGARTAIEASGGTFKGGAVDAASTTPSSAQPSWAKRMKRSQSLQHGTTAAAHAVRSGDSHGGGASVNLSERDS is encoded by the coding sequence ATGGGCGGCACAGGCGTCATCGATCGCTTCCTCGAAGTCTTTACCCGCTACATCGACAGCGGCTTCGGTCTCTTGGGCGGCGAAGTCGCGTTCCTTGCGACGACGCTAATCGTCATCGACGTCACGTTGGCGGCGCTATTTTGGGCCTGGGGTGCGGACGACGACATCCTTGCGCGGCTCGTCAAGAAGACGCTCTTTATCGGCATCTTCGCCTACATCATCTCCAACTGGAACGCGCTCGCCCGCATCATATTCGAAAGCTTCGCCGGTCTCGGCCTGCAGGCAACCGGCACCGGCTTTACAACCGCAGACCTTCTTCGCCCGGGCCGTGTCGCCCAGGTTGGTCTGGACGCTGGCCGCCCGATCCTCGAATCCATTTCCGACCTGATGGGTTTCGTCAGCTTCTTCGAGAATTTCATTCAGATCATCGTGTTGATGTTCGCTTGGGCAATGGTGCTGCTCGCCTTCTTCATCCTCGCGATCCAGCTCTTCATCACCCTTATCGAGTTTAAGCTGACGACGCTGGCGGGCTTTATTCTCATCCCGTTCGGGCTGTTCGGTAAAACCGCCTTCCTCGCCGAGCGCGTGCTCGGCAATGTCGTGTCGTCTGGCGTCAAAGTCCTGGTGCTCGCCGTGATCATCGGCATCGGCTCGACGCTGTTTGCCGAGTTCACGGCCGGGTTCGGCGGTGACCAGCCCAGCATCGAGGACGCCATGGCAATCGTGCTGGCAGCACTCTCGTTGCTCGGTCTCGGTATCTTCGGCCCCGGTATCGCAAACGGATTGATCTCAGGCGGTCCGCAGCTGGGAGCCGGTGCGGCGATCGGAACCGGCGTTGCCGCTGCTGGCGTGACCGCAGCGGCGGTGGCCGGAACGGGCATAGCGGCGGGTGCGGTGGCGAAAGGAGCTGCCGCCGGAGCGCGCGGAGGTGCCGCCATGAGCGGCGGAACCAGCGCCGCCTACAGTCTCGGGTCTACCGGAAAAAGCGGCGCATCAGCTGTTGCAGGCGGCATGGGCGGTGTCGCCCGAGCCGGAGCGGGCATTGCCGCCAGTCCTTTGAAGAAGGCTGCGGGCGCAATGCGTGACAGCGCCCGCAGCGGTGCGCGGACAGCGATCGAAGCGAGCGGCGGAACCTTCAAGGGCGGAGCCGTTGACGCCGCGTCTACCACTCCATCTTCCGCACAACCTAGCTGGGCCAAACGCATGAAGCGTTCGCAGTCCCTCCAACACGGCACGACCGCCGCCGCCCATGCCGTCCGTTCGGGCGACAGCCACGGAGGCGGCGCATCCGTCAATCTCTCCGAAAGGGACAGCTGA
- the trbF gene encoding conjugal transfer protein TrbF has translation MFKRPSLRYGKTPEPETPYQKAAQVWDERIGSARVQAKNWRIMAFGSLLLAGGLAGGLVWQSARGTIQPWVVEVDNLGEAQTVAPATADYRPTDPQIAYHLAHFIERVRSITADPVVVRQNWLRAYDFTTDRGALALNDYARANDPFAKVGEMQISVDVSSVIRASPDSFRIAWTERRYQDGSLARTERWTAILTISVQPPRTTERLRKNPLGIYVHAINWSRELQE, from the coding sequence ATGTTCAAACGACCCTCCCTCCGCTACGGCAAGACGCCAGAACCCGAGACCCCCTATCAGAAAGCCGCGCAGGTCTGGGACGAACGCATCGGCTCCGCCCGCGTCCAGGCCAAGAATTGGCGCATCATGGCTTTTGGATCATTGCTGCTCGCAGGCGGCTTAGCGGGTGGTCTGGTCTGGCAATCCGCACGCGGCACGATTCAGCCTTGGGTGGTTGAGGTTGATAATCTGGGCGAGGCCCAAACCGTCGCGCCCGCAACTGCCGACTACCGCCCGACCGATCCGCAAATCGCCTATCACCTCGCACATTTCATCGAGCGCGTCCGGTCGATCACCGCTGACCCCGTTGTTGTGCGGCAGAACTGGCTGCGCGCCTACGACTTCACCACCGATCGCGGTGCACTGGCATTGAACGACTACGCCCGCGCCAACGATCCCTTCGCCAAGGTCGGCGAGATGCAGATTTCGGTCGACGTCTCCAGCGTCATCCGTGCCTCACCCGACAGCTTTCGCATCGCCTGGACCGAGCGGCGCTACCAGGATGGCAGTCTCGCGCGCACCGAGCGCTGGACAGCCATCCTCACCATCTCGGTGCAGCCGCCGCGCACCACCGAACGGCTGCGGAAGAACCCCCTCGGCATTTACGTCCATGCTATCAACTGGTCGCGGGAGCTGCAGGAATGA
- the trbG gene encoding P-type conjugative transfer protein TrbG, producing the protein MRHSCSALPLAVVTALLLSGCATYKPPEITYDSDVPPLPTPPPPVVEQPPTAVHTPPAWTPSRGGENAGTPEARVINANAAARVEPRREGYYNAIQVFPYSEGALYQIYAAPGQITNIALEPGERLTGDGPIAAGDTARWIIGDTTSGSGRAERVHILVKPTRPEISTNLVISTDRRAYLVELRANESSYMPSVAWSYPQVRTQTRAPAVAQPTIPPASHRRYRYGLQGDSPPWRPQTVFDDGRRVYVVFPRGIVQGEMPPLFVISADGEAQLVNTRVHRNILIVDRLFAAAELRLGGDNQQMVRIVRTDGVRQRPSPVVPDDARSGTPNK; encoded by the coding sequence ATGAGACATTCATGTTCCGCACTACCGCTCGCCGTGGTCACGGCACTCCTGCTGTCCGGCTGCGCGACCTACAAGCCGCCCGAAATTACCTACGACAGCGATGTGCCACCACTCCCGACACCTCCGCCGCCGGTCGTCGAGCAGCCACCGACGGCTGTTCACACGCCGCCTGCTTGGACGCCGTCGCGTGGCGGCGAGAATGCAGGGACTCCAGAGGCCCGCGTCATCAACGCCAATGCCGCCGCCCGCGTCGAACCGCGCCGCGAGGGCTATTACAACGCAATCCAAGTGTTCCCCTATAGCGAGGGCGCACTCTATCAGATCTATGCGGCTCCGGGTCAGATCACCAATATCGCGCTCGAACCCGGAGAGCGATTGACCGGTGACGGGCCGATTGCTGCTGGCGATACCGCGCGCTGGATCATCGGCGATACGACAAGCGGCAGCGGACGTGCAGAGCGTGTCCATATCCTCGTCAAACCGACCCGGCCGGAAATTTCCACCAATCTCGTCATCAGCACGGACCGGCGCGCCTATCTCGTTGAACTGCGCGCGAACGAGAGCTCCTATATGCCGTCGGTCGCGTGGTCCTATCCGCAGGTTCGTACACAGACACGGGCACCTGCCGTGGCGCAGCCGACCATTCCTCCCGCGTCCCACCGCCGCTACCGCTATGGACTGCAGGGTGATAGCCCGCCCTGGCGGCCGCAGACCGTCTTCGATGATGGACGGCGCGTCTATGTCGTCTTCCCGCGCGGCATCGTTCAGGGTGAGATGCCGCCACTGTTTGTGATCAGCGCGGATGGCGAAGCACAACTCGTCAATACGCGCGTGCATCGCAACATCCTTATCGTCGACCGATTATTCGCCGCCGCCGAACTGAGGCTGGGCGGAGACAACCAGCAGATGGTCCGGATCGTGCGCACCGACGGCGTGCGGCAACGCCCGTCTCCAGTCGTGCCCGACGACGCCCGGTCCGGGACGCCCAACAAATGA
- a CDS encoding TrbI/VirB10 family protein translates to MTHIPPEQDPKVPADRPIDPNEPFRLRAAPPRVVRLSRKVLAGLAIVVALGIGGALIFALQGREDGVGPNELFTTQNRPTADELRRLPSNYGDVPQLGPALPGDLGRPIRRAQEEGRPVPAIVAPGPDPAEQRRLAELEAARVSQLFIGTQNRGRSTGAPQPAFGIGAQPVAGATQQTAQDRQLAFLNAPVDRRTVSADRISPPPSPYTLQAGAIISAALVTGIRSDLPGQITAQVTENVYDSPSGRYLLIPQGTRLIGEYDSGVGFGQRRVLLVWNRLILPGGRSIVLERQPGADAAGFAGLEDGVDHHWWDIAKAAALSTLLNIGAEFGRDENNEIAEAIRDGAQDTIGDAGQEIVRRQVGRTPTLTIRPGFPVRVIVTRDLILEPVRE, encoded by the coding sequence ATGACCCATATACCCCCCGAGCAGGACCCGAAGGTCCCCGCAGACCGGCCCATCGATCCGAATGAGCCGTTCCGGCTTCGCGCCGCGCCGCCGCGCGTCGTCCGCCTGTCGCGCAAGGTTTTGGCCGGATTGGCGATCGTGGTGGCGCTCGGTATCGGCGGCGCGCTGATCTTCGCGCTTCAGGGCCGCGAAGATGGCGTGGGGCCGAACGAGTTGTTCACCACGCAGAACCGTCCGACCGCCGACGAATTGCGCCGACTGCCGTCCAACTACGGTGATGTCCCGCAACTGGGACCGGCGCTTCCCGGCGACCTCGGCCGCCCGATCCGTCGCGCCCAGGAAGAAGGTCGTCCGGTACCTGCCATCGTGGCACCTGGGCCTGACCCCGCGGAACAAAGGCGTCTGGCGGAACTAGAGGCGGCCCGGGTCAGTCAGCTGTTCATCGGCACGCAGAACCGCGGTCGATCGACCGGCGCACCCCAACCGGCATTTGGCATCGGTGCTCAACCCGTAGCAGGTGCGACACAGCAAACTGCTCAGGACAGGCAACTGGCATTTCTCAATGCCCCAGTCGATCGCCGTACCGTCTCTGCAGATCGGATATCGCCACCCCCGTCTCCATACACGCTTCAGGCGGGCGCGATCATCTCCGCTGCACTCGTAACCGGTATTCGCTCCGACCTGCCGGGCCAGATCACCGCCCAGGTGACCGAGAACGTCTATGACAGTCCGTCCGGCCGCTATCTGCTCATTCCCCAGGGCACCCGGCTGATCGGTGAATATGATAGCGGTGTCGGGTTCGGACAGCGTCGGGTGCTGCTGGTGTGGAATCGCCTGATCCTACCCGGTGGCCGCTCAATTGTGCTCGAACGGCAACCAGGAGCCGATGCTGCTGGCTTCGCCGGACTGGAAGACGGCGTCGACCATCATTGGTGGGACATCGCCAAGGCTGCAGCGCTCTCGACCTTGCTCAATATCGGGGCCGAGTTTGGAAGAGACGAGAACAACGAAATCGCCGAAGCGATCCGAGATGGCGCGCAGGATACGATTGGCGATGCCGGGCAGGAAATTGTCCGGCGTCAGGTTGGGCGAACTCCGACGCTGACCATTCGGCCCGGTTTTCCGGTGCGGGTGATCGTTACACGCGACCTGATCCTCGAACCAGTGAGGGAATAG
- a CDS encoding DUF2274 domain-containing protein: MAKLKLGSIVDDKPVKLTVELPAAVHRDLVAYAEILAHETGGAPAVPAKLIAPMVARFMATDRGFAKARRMSTKTDPSPTSRA; encoded by the coding sequence ATGGCTAAGCTGAAACTCGGATCGATCGTGGATGATAAGCCGGTGAAACTTACCGTAGAGTTGCCTGCTGCCGTGCATCGCGATCTTGTGGCCTACGCCGAGATCCTGGCGCATGAGACCGGCGGAGCGCCGGCCGTCCCAGCCAAGTTGATCGCACCGATGGTTGCCCGGTTTATGGCAACCGATCGTGGATTCGCAAAGGCGCGGCGGATGTCTACGAAGACGGATCCTTCGCCGACATCACGTGCATGA
- a CDS encoding LysR family transcriptional regulator, which translates to MNSDHNIQHSMVRSIPMRIEVRHLRYVVAASKCGSFRQAAKTLEIEQSAVSRRIRDLEDEIGAALFIRHSGGVILTHAGKKFVRHAQQALSEISHAAVGIGLIGRGERGAIRMGIFSSLASGFLARLLHTYCSRYGDVRIDIVEGAPSDHISAVRLHNLDVAFVTGVPMLSDCDASQFWTERVFVVLPRAHDLAKRASLRWRDLYGEAFVVSESDPGPEIQDFLVKHLADLGVQPSIERHRVGRDNLMQIVSFGRGLTLTSESTIAAQFPGVVYRPLDGETLPFCAVWSPRNDNPAFRRMLSLAKAMAHQNGIGRSKQTETELMHVMSAKDPSS; encoded by the coding sequence GTGAATAGTGATCACAATATTCAGCATTCGATGGTGCGGTCTATTCCGATGAGGATTGAGGTGCGACATCTGCGCTACGTCGTTGCCGCATCCAAATGCGGAAGCTTTCGCCAAGCAGCGAAAACACTTGAGATCGAACAATCTGCGGTGAGCAGGCGTATCCGTGACCTCGAAGACGAGATAGGAGCTGCTCTTTTCATCCGGCATTCCGGCGGCGTCATTCTGACTCACGCTGGCAAGAAATTCGTCCGTCACGCCCAGCAAGCATTGAGCGAAATTTCACATGCGGCGGTGGGTATCGGATTGATTGGTCGCGGCGAAAGAGGAGCCATTCGGATGGGGATATTCTCGTCTCTCGCGTCTGGTTTTCTTGCTCGGTTGTTACACACTTACTGCTCACGATACGGCGATGTGCGGATCGATATTGTCGAAGGGGCGCCGTCTGACCATATCTCTGCAGTGCGTCTCCACAACCTAGATGTTGCCTTCGTCACGGGTGTACCAATGTTGTCCGACTGCGACGCCTCTCAATTCTGGACCGAGCGCGTGTTCGTTGTTTTGCCGCGTGCTCACGATTTAGCGAAACGAGCCTCCCTCCGTTGGCGCGATCTATACGGCGAGGCATTCGTCGTGAGCGAGAGCGATCCGGGCCCGGAAATCCAGGACTTCTTGGTAAAGCATCTGGCCGATTTGGGGGTACAACCATCGATTGAGCGCCACCGTGTCGGTCGTGACAATCTGATGCAGATCGTCTCATTTGGCCGGGGGCTGACTCTAACGAGCGAGTCGACCATCGCGGCTCAATTTCCCGGTGTCGTCTACAGGCCGCTTGATGGCGAGACACTCCCCTTCTGTGCGGTTTGGTCGCCACGCAACGACAATCCTGCATTTCGTCGTATGCTGAGTCTTGCCAAAGCAATGGCCCATCAAAACGGTATTGGTCGTAGCAAACAAACTGAGACTGAACTCATGCACGTGATGTCGGCGAAGGATCCGTCTTCGTAG